The Sandaracinus amylolyticus genomic interval AATCCATCGCGCCCGTGCACGCGACGGAATCGCTCGACGAACGTCGAGACCTGCGCGAACGCGAGCGCGGCGTCCTCGGCGCTCGGGAGCATCGCGATCGACGGATGCAGCCGATCGAACGAGAGCAGCTGGTTCTCCTGCACCGCGCGGCGCAACAGGAAGTCGCTGGCGGGATCGAGCCGCACCGCGGGCTCACCACCGCGCCACGTGCGCTCGAGGAAGCGCGCGACGCCCTCCTGCATCCACACCGGCGCGCGATCGCGCGACGCGCGCGAGAGCACCATGTGCACGAATTCGTGGCCCAGCGTGTCGGCCCACGGATAGCCGCGCACCAGCGCGCGCGGGCTGGTGATCATCAGGCGATCCCACTTGCAGAGCGCGATGGTGCCGGTGCGCTCGATCTCCTCGACGGAGAGGCTCGACACCTCCGAGAGCGTCGCGGCGGTCGGGTAGATCTCGACGCGGATCGGGCCGGGCACACGCACGCCGAGCTCGCGCTGCATCGCCTCGTCGGCGGCGCGCATCGTCTCGATCGCGTACTCGGCGAGCACCCGATCGGGGCCCGGCGCGAAGCGCACGACGTAGCGACCGTCCTCCGAGCGCTGCTCGACCTGGCGGCGCGTGACCTCGCGCGTCGCCCACATGAGCCGGTAGATCTCGACGCGCTCCTCGGCCGAGCGCAGGTGCGTCGCGCGCACCACCGAGGCCGCGCCGTCGCGCGCCGCGCCCGCGTAGTCGCCGCGCACGAAGCGCAGCATCGCGCGCTCCCAGCGCACGTCGGGATCGTCGGGATAGGTCGTCGCGAGCGACGCGAGGATCGGCTCGGCCTCCTCGATGCGCACCTCGTCGATCGCGATCGCCGCGTCGCGCAGGCGCGCACCATCGGCGCCCGGCGGGAGCGCGTGCGCCAGCGAGGGCGCGAGCACCGACAGCGAGAACGCGATCGCGAGCGCGCGCAGCTTCATCGCAGGAGCCCTTCGTAGTAGCGCTGCACCGAGTCCTCGTATCCCTGGGGCGGCGACTCGCCCATGGCATCCAGCAGCCGCCTGCGGAGATCCATGGGCCCCTCGAACTGATTCGGATCGTGGATCTGCACGCGGCGCCGGAAATCGGGGGCCGCGCTGCCGTCGTCGCCGCCTCCACCGCCGCCGCTCGAGCGCTGCATGTCCTGCTCGATCTGCTCGCGCAGCTCGGTGAGGCGCCGCGCCGCTTCTTCCTGGGCGCGCGACGCGGTCGCGGGATCGCCGCGATCGAGCCCGCGCGCGCCTTCCTCCATGAGGCGCGCGATCTCGCCGAGCTGCTCGGCGGCATCAGGCGAGAGCGGCTGACCGTCGGGGCCCGCTTCGAACGCCTCGGCGAGATCGCCCGCCGCGCCGCGCGCGGTGC includes:
- a CDS encoding peptidase MA family metallohydrolase, whose protein sequence is MKLRALAIAFSLSVLAPSLAHALPPGADGARLRDAAIAIDEVRIEEAEPILASLATTYPDDPDVRWERAMLRFVRGDYAGAARDGAASVVRATHLRSAEERVEIYRLMWATREVTRRQVEQRSEDGRYVVRFAPGPDRVLAEYAIETMRAADEAMQRELGVRVPGPIRVEIYPTAATLSEVSSLSVEEIERTGTIALCKWDRLMITSPRALVRGYPWADTLGHEFVHMVLSRASRDRAPVWMQEGVARFLERTWRGGEPAVRLDPASDFLLRRAVQENQLLSFDRLHPSIAMLPSAEDAALAFAQVSTFVERFRRVHGRDGLRRVVQLVADGTDARAAFAEVADTSWDELERAWRAELRERPEAQGPAPALARPVFRHGEAELDDTQEVRVETARRHLRIGDLLWSRQRPLAASHEYDRAWQNAEGDPIVGSRLARASLAGGAPDRAIAVLTPLTERWPDHEPLWAVLGSAHLARGEHEQARAASLEALRLNPFDPQPHCDLAQVATSESERTRENGMCRDLQGSR